The Prunus persica cultivar Lovell chromosome G7, Prunus_persica_NCBIv2, whole genome shotgun sequence genome has a segment encoding these proteins:
- the LOC109950453 gene encoding uncharacterized protein LOC109950453 isoform X1 yields MSAFPNPPHEPNAAEVLRNMLSFGFSLLSPNDQQDKIEQISEKLAAGVADVERLEGETEEDLRRKQFAELLNKAPVHTQVDLFREFTYKFNDEKRLCEAILLFRQLDSNEQQETIEEMLRQLVQEEPFLCCFIYILIQNKKKERKHLKLKRLSEESEEDFRLRRFIKLCSTYNGLVLNFIINEPKKCDLDALLIQASGNEEIKETKQSRYAEYYLGLSIIWFKARWASDPEGLIHLIISKVGEGDHIIEKLVNETEEDFRLRRFTESFKQLQFSSQEDVVKHIQDIVINDLGLPIPQYLSAHVTKELALELIKLKIPNLRGSGGAAATQGGGQGAITQGGQGTSQQ; encoded by the coding sequence ATGTCGGCATTCCCAAACCCACCCCATGAGCCCAATGCTGCTGAAGTTCTCCGGAATATGTTGAGTTTCGGGTTCAGCCTACTATCCCCCAACGATCAGCAAGACAAGATTGAACAAATCTCCGAAAAACTTGCTGCTGGAGTTGCTGATGTCGAAAGACTTGAAGGGGAAACAGAGGAAGATTTGAGAAGGAAACAATTCGCTGAGCTACTTAATAAAGCTCCGGTCCATACACAGGTTGATTTATTCAGGGAGTTTACGTACAAATTCAACGATGAAAAACGCTTGTGTGAGGCGATTCTTTTGTTCAGGCAACTGGATTCCAATGAGCAACAAGAAACGATTGAAGAAATGCTTCGTCAATTGGTGCAGGAGGAACCCTTTCTGTGTTGTTTTATATACATCCTCAttcagaacaaaaaaaaagaaaggaaacatTTGAAACTCAAGAGACTCTCCGAGGAAAGCGAGGAGGATTTTAGGCTCAGAAGATTCATAAAGCTGTGTAGCACATACAACGGCCTTGTGCTGAACTTCATAATTAATGAACCTAAGAAGTGCGATCTAGACGCTCTACTTATTCAGGCATCAGGTAACGAAGAGataaaagaaaccaaacaGTCCCGCTATGCTGAATATTACTTGGGGCTGTCAATTATTTGGTTCAAAGCACGATGGGCCAGTGATCCAGAAGGCCTCATTCATTTAATTATTAGTAAAGTTGGAGAAGGTGATCATATCATTGAGAAACTCGTCAATGAGACTGAGGAGGATTTTCGGCTCAGGAGATTTACAGAGTCGTTtaaacaacttcaattcaGTTCCCAGGAGGATGTTGTGAAACATATTCAAGATATCGTAATTAATGATCTAGGTCTTCCTATACCTCAATATTTATCAGCTCATGTGACAAAGGAGCTTGCTCTTGAATTAATAAAGTTGAAAATTCCAAATCTAAGAGGATCAGGAGGAGCAGCAGCCACTCAAGGAGGAGGGCAGGGAGCAATTACACAAGGAGGGCAGGGGACAAGCCAACAGTAG
- the LOC109950453 gene encoding uncharacterized protein LOC109950453 isoform X2 — MSAFPNPPHEPNAAEVLRNMLSFGFSLLSPNDQQDKIEQISEKLAAGVADVERLEGETEEDLRRKQFAELLNKAPVHTQVDLFREFTYKFNDEKRLCEAILLFRQLDSNEQQETIEKLLDQFMRQRREEVKDVILERLSEECEEDFRLRRFVKLCNKSDHLLDDFILNEPKKWDLDALLMQASGNEEMEEIKESRYAEFYLGLSSIWFKARWASDPECLINLILSKVGEGDHIIEKLVNETEEDFLPRRFTESFKQLQFSTQEDVVKRIQNILFYNRYSVCRKEGRWITEEPRFPLEFIKVKTPNLRVSGGAAATQGGGQGAITQGGQGTSQQ, encoded by the exons ATGTCGGCATTCCCAAACCCACCCCATGAGCCCAATGCTGCTGAAGTTCTCCGGAATATGTTGAGTTTCGGGTTCAGCCTACTATCCCCCAACGATCAGCAAGACAAGATTGAACAAATCTCCGAAAAACTTGCTGCTGGAGTTGCTGATGTCGAAAGACTTGAAGGGGAAACAGAGGAAGATTTGAGAAGGAAACAATTCGCTGAGCTACTTAATAAAGCTCCGGTCCATACACAGGTTGATTTATTCAGGGAGTTTACGTACAAATTCAACGATGAAAAACGCTTGTGTGAGGCGATTCTTTTGTTCAGGCAA CTGGATTCCAATGAGCAACAAGAAACGATTGAAAAACTGCTTGATCAGTTCATGAggcagagaagagaagaagtcAAAGATGTCATACTCGAGAGACTCTCTGAGGAATGCGAGGAGGATTTCAGGCTCAGAAGATTTGTAAAGCTTTGTAACAAATCTGACCACCTTTTGGATGACTTCATATTGAATGAACCTAAGAAGTGGGATCTAGACGCTCTACTTATGCAGGCATCAGGTAACGAAGAGATGGAAGAAATCAAGGAGTCCCGCTATGCTGAATTTTACTTGGGGTTGTCAAGTATTTGGTTCAAAGCACGATGGGCCAGTGATCCAGAATGCCtcattaatttaattcttAGTAAAGTTGGAGAAGGTGATCATATCATTGAGAAACTCGTCAATGAGACTGAGGAGGATTTCCTGCCCAGGAGATTTACAGAGTCCTTtaaacaacttcaattcaGCACCCAGGAGGATGTTGTGAAACGTattcaaaatatcttattttatAATCGATATTCTGTCTGTCGAAAGGAAGGACGTTGGATAACAGAAGAGCCTCGGTTTCCTCTTGAATTCATAAAGGTGAAAACTCCAAATCTAAGAGTATCAGGAGGAGCAGCAGCCACTCAAGGAGGAGGGCAGGGAGCAATTACACAAGGAGGCCAGGGGACAAGCCAACAGTAG
- the LOC109950139 gene encoding uncharacterized protein LOC109950139: MRRRKKSIKKVVEDVVVEQLSDESKGDFRPRTFTELFKKLPFPDQNHFLTTVIKKFKRQSQIGELISWFTTELDANDQQQLIGKLIHVKADDETNDGFRLRRFTQLCKDYTDYVYMHFVACREEYGTKPKHTQQTSGTHEGGLDWQSRFNEFFLGFSIIWFKGQSSHGQWQLIDQLCDGVKGVVAEKLADESDSDFKLRRFTELCKKVVDFGVQVHFLDKAEEQLLHKRRDLPHRVLVQPQDSASAAELLSQLSSFGFSLLSPNDQQDNIERISNELAAEGVNNNIVERLAGETEEDLRRKTFAKLFNKAPVATRVHLFGAFTEKFFVERRLCDSILLFRQLDSKEQQEKIENMLDQFMGWEGEDVKDVILERLSEECDENFRLRRFIKLGSTYTFLLDHFIWDEAKKWDLKGLDMQASGKEKIEEIKQYRHAEFYLGFSIIWFKAVCASDPRNIIQVFFGKVGGGGDHTIEKLVNETEEDFRLRRFTESFERLQFRFQEDLVKCIQMTLLHDLGVGVKFIMMGTPNLRGSGGVTADQGGVTAANSR; encoded by the coding sequence ATGAGAAGACGAAagaaatctataaaaaaagtagttgaagatgttgtaGTGGAGCAACTCTCGGACGAAAGTAAAGGGGATTTCAGACCCAGAACATTCACCGAACTATTCAAGAAACTTCCCTTCCCTGACCAGAACCATTTCCTGACCACAGTTATAAAGAAATTCAAGCGCCAGAGTCAAATTGGGGAGTTGATTTCTTGGTTTACTACCGAACTAGACGCCAATGATCAACAACAACTGATTGGAAAATTGATTCATGTCAAAGCTGATGACGAAACCAATGACGGTTTCAGGCTGAGAAGATTTACTCAGCTTTGTAAGGATTATACTGACTATGTTTATATGCACTTTGTCGCCTGCAGGGAAGAATATGGCACGAAACCAAAACATACACAGCAGACATCCGGTACTCATGAAGGTGGTTTGGATTGGCAGTCCCGTTTTAATGAGTTTTTCTTAGGTTTCTCAATTATATGGTTCAAGGGACAAAGTTCCCATGGTCAATGGCAGCTGATTGACCAACTCTGTGATGGAGTTAAAGGTGTTGTCGCTGAGAAGCTCGCAGACGAAAGCGACTCAGATTTCAAACTCAGAAGATTCACAGAGCTATGTAAGAAAGTGGTTGACTTTGGTGTCCAAGTCCACTTCCTTGACAAAGCTGAAGAGCAGCTGCTGCACAAACGAAGAGACCTTCCTCACAGGGTGCTCGTTCAGCCCCAAGATTCTGCCAGTGCTGCCGAATTACTCTCGCAGCTTTCGAGTTTTGGGTTCAGCCTACTATCCCCCAACGACCAACAAGACAATATTGAACGCATCTCTAACGAACTTGCTGCCGAAGgtgttaataataatattgtcgAAAGACTTGCAGGGGAAACAGAGGAAGATTTGAGAAGGAAAACATTCGCAAAGCTGTTTAATAAAGCTCCGGTGGCTACACGAGTTCATTTATTCGGGGCGTTTACTGAAAAATTCTTTGTTGAAAGACGCTTATGCGATTCGATTCTTTTGTTCAGGCAATTGGATTCTAAGGAGCAACAAGAAAAGATTGAAAATATGCTTGATCAGTTCATGGGGTGGGAAGGCGAAGATGTCAAAGATGTCATACTCGAGAGACTGTCCGAGGAATGCGATGAGAATTTTAGGCTCAGAAGATTTATTAAGCTGGGTAGCACATATACATTCCTTTTGGATCACTTCATATGGGATGAAGCAAAGAAGTGGGATCTAAAAGGTTTAGATATGCAGGCGTCAGGTAAAGAAAAGATAGAAGAAATCAAGCAGTACCGCCATGCTGAATTTTACTTGggattttcaattatttggtTCAAAGCAGTATGTGCCAGTGATCCGAGAAACATCATTCAAGTATTTTTTGGCAAAGTTGGAGGAGGAGGTGATCATACAATTGAGAAACTCGTAAACGAGACTGAGGAGGATTTCCGGCTCAGAAGATTTACAGAGTCGTTTGAACGACTTCAATTCCGTTTCCAGGAGGATCTTGTGAAATGTATTCAAATGACACTATTGCATGATCTAGGTGTCGGTGTTAAATTCATTATGATGGGAACTCCAAACCTAAGAGGATCAGGAGGAGTAACAGCCGATCAAGGAGGAGTAACAGCCGCCAACAGTAGATGA
- the LOC18771766 gene encoding UPF0481 protein At3g47200, whose translation MQKFVAGRKGNTSPSIEFIQSAKKLRQAGIKFKTREAVSFLEIRFCNGVLEIPHIVIDNLRADLLMNFVAFEQCYSHCSKDVTSYAAFMSCLIRTPEDVLFLCDKNIIENYLGTDEEVVHFFQNLGKDVPLDIGEGYLWKLFKDVNEYHRSMWHVRWEGFRFKYFGTPWTFLSALAAIILLLLTAIQAFFAVYGYARPPKPGKKH comes from the coding sequence ATGCAAAAGTTTGTAGCAGGAAGGAAGGGAAATACTTCTCCGTCCATTGAATTTATCCAGTCAGCCAAAAAGCTTCGTCAAGCTGGAATTAAGTTCAAGACAAGGGAGGCAGTGAGCTTCTTAGAGATAAGATTTTGCAATGGAGTGCTGGAAATTCCACACATAGTAATCGACAATCTACGGGCTGATTTATTGATGAATTTTGTAGCATTTGAACAATGCTACTCTCATTGCTCAAAGGATGTAACAAGTTACGCTGCATTCATGAGTTGTCTGATCCGCACGCCTGAAGACGTATTGTTTCTCTGCGACAAGAACATTATCGAGAATTATCTTGGAACTGATGAAGAGGTAGTTCATTTCTTCCAAAACCTTGGCAAAGATGTGCCTTTAGATATTGGCGAGGGTTATCTATGGAAGTTGTTCAAGGACGTGAATGAGTACCATAGAAGTATGTGGCATGTGCGATGGGAAGGTTTTAGATTCAAGTATTTTGGTACTCCATGGACTTTCTTGTCTGCTCTAGCTGCTATTATACTCCTACTACTCACTGCAATTCAGGCCTTCTTTGCTGTTTATGGATATGCCCGTCCGCCGAAACCTGGGAAGAAGCACTAG
- the LOC18770208 gene encoding serine/threonine-protein kinase STY17, which yields MAGHEVLPVSRGEACNSCPTSSLENIEKGYCGSAPSFDPSWLIDPSCVEIGPKITEGPRSTVFQGLYKSKPVAVKIIEPTKESTELKEKFQREVILLAKVKHDNIVKFIGACFEPSLMILTELMRGGTVQKHLRNIRPQTLDLKLSISFALDISRAMEYLHANGIIHRDLKPANLLLTEDMKQIKLADFGHAREEIAGAMTSEAGTYRWMAPELFHTEPLPRGVKKQYDHKADVYSFSIVLWELLMNETPFRGRASIMAAYATAKAVRPSLDDIPEQIIPLLESCWAHDPKTRPEFMEITDFLSNLFKELCSTEAEPPKVVETEVEHPENCNVKKEESAITNHVIDRPEEKKKGKRRTKSRSLSFLRCFVCKCWCG from the exons ATGGCGGGACATGAGGTCCTCCCAGTATCACGCGGCGAGGCCTGCAACTCGTGCCCAACCTCCTCCCTCGAGAACATCGAGAAAGGTTACTGTGGAAGCGCGCCGTCATTTGACCCCAGCTGGCTCATTGACCCGAGCTGCGTCGAGATTGGTCCAAAAATCACAGAAGGGCCACGCTCTACGGTCTTCCAAGGCTT GTACAAATCCAAGCCTGTCGCTGTAAAAATTATAGAGCCAACCAAAGAATCAACtgaattgaaggaaaaattTCAGAGAGAGGTTATACTTCTTGCAAAGGTGAAACATGACAATATTGTGAAG TTTATTGGTGCGTGTTTTGAACCATCTCTGATGATACTTACTGAGCTTATGAGAGGTGGTACAGTTCAGAAGCATCTGCGGAACATCAGGCCACAGACCCTAGATCTAAAGCTTTCCATAAGTTTTGCATTGGATATAAGTCGGGCTATGGAATACTTGCATGCAAATGGTATTATCCATCGTGATTTAAAGCCag CCAATCTACTTCTTACAGAAGACATGAAGCAAATTAAGCTGGCTGATTTCGGGCATGCTAGAGAGGAGATAGCGGGTGCAATGACTAGTGAGGCTGGTACATACCGGTGGATGGCTCCTGAG TTATTCCACACAGAGCCACTTCCAAGAGGAGTGAAGAAGCAATATGATCACAAGGCAGATGTGTACAGCTTCTCCATAGTTCTGTGGGAGTTGCTGATGAACGAAACTCCATTCAGGGGAAGGGCTAGTATAATGGCAGCATATGCTACAGCGAAA GCAGTACGGCCGAGCCTGGATGACATTCCTGAGCAGATCATCCCACTCCTGGAGTCCTGTTGGGCACATGACCCAAAGACCCGGCCTGAGTTCATGGAAATCACAGATTTTCTTTCCAACTTGTTCAAGGAACTGTGTTCAACTGAGGCTGAACCTCCCAAAGTCGTTGAGACTGAAGTTGAACATCCTGAGAACTGCAAtgtgaagaaagaagaatCGGCAATTACCAACCATGTGATTGACAGGCctgaagagaagaagaagggtaaAAGGCGAACGAAGAGCAGATCATTAAGCTTCTTGAGGTGCTTTGTATGTAAGTGCTGGTGTGGTTGA
- the LOC18771192 gene encoding G-box-binding factor 1 isoform X3, producing MGTGEEGTPSKPSKQASTAQEIPTTPSYPDWSSSMQAYYGPGATPPPFFASTVASPTPHPYMWGAQHPMMPPYGTPVPYPAMYPPGGVYAHPSMVATPASAQTNPELEGKGPDGKERVSTKKPKGTAGNTGLVGGKAGESGKATSGSGNDGASQSGESGSEGSSDGSEDNANQQEYGANKRGSFDKMLADGAGGAKMRANPSGAPSAAGADHWIQDERELKRQKRKQSNRESARRSRLRKQAECEELQARVETLSNENHNLRDELHRLSEECEKLTSENTNIKEELTRVCGPDFVANLEQQPGGGEGNS from the exons ATGGGGACAGGGGAAGAGGGCACGCCTTctaagccttccaaacaagcTTCTACAGCTCAG GAAATACCAACAACACCTTCATATCCGGATTGGTCCAGCTCTATGCAG GCTTATTATGGTCCTGGAGCTACTCCACCTCCCTTTTTCGCCTCTACTGTTGCTTCCCCAACTCCACATCCCTATATGTGGGGAGCCCAA CATCCTATGATGCCGCCATATGGAACTCCAGTTCCGTACCCAGCCATGTATCCTCCAGGTGGAGTTTATGCTCATCCTAGTATGGTCGCG ACTCCAGCCTCAGCACAGACAAATCCAGAGTTGGAAGGGAAGGGCCCAGATGGGAAAGAGCGggtttcaaccaaaaaacccAAGGGAACTGCAGGAAATACAGGTTTGGTTGGTGGCAAGGCTGGGGAGAGTGGAAAAGCAACTTCAGGTTCAGGAAATGATGGCGCTTCACAAAG TGGTGAAAGTGGTAGTGAGGGTTCATCAGATGGCAGTGAAGATAATGCTAACCAACAG GAGTATGGTGCAAACAAGAGGGGAAGCTTTGACAAGATGCTTGCAGATG GTGCTGGAGGAGCAAAAATGAGAGCAAATCCATCAGGAGCTCCATCAGCTGCGGGTGCTGACCACTGGATTCAA GACGAACGTGAACTGAAAAGACAGAAAAGAAAGCAATCAAATAGGGAGTCAGCTAGGAGGTCAAGATTACGGAAGCAG GCGGAGTGTGAAGAGCTACAAGCAAGGGTGGAGACATTGAGCAATGAGAATCATAACCTTAGAGATGAACTGCACAGGCTCTCAGAAGAATGCGAGAAACTCACATCTGAGAATACTAATATAAAG GAAGAGTTGACACGAGTGTGCGGACCAGATTTCGTAGCAAACCTTGAGCAGCAGCCTGGTGGTGGTGAGGGCAACAGTTGA
- the LOC18771192 gene encoding G-box-binding factor 1 isoform X1 gives MGTGEEGTPSKPSKQASTAQEIPTTPSYPDWSSSMQAYYGPGATPPPFFASTVASPTPHPYMWGAQHPMMPPYGTPVPYPAMYPPGGVYAHPSMVATPASAQTNPELEGKGPDGKERVSTKKPKGTAGNTGLVGGKAGESGKATSGSGNDGASQSGESGSEGSSDGSEDNANQQEYGANKRGSFDKMLADGANAQNTGANVQASVPGKPVSMPATNLNIGMDLWNSTPAGAGGAKMRANPSGAPSAAGADHWIQDERELKRQKRKQSNRESARRSRLRKQAECEELQARVETLSNENHNLRDELHRLSEECEKLTSENTNIKEELTRVCGPDFVANLEQQPGGGEGNS, from the exons ATGGGGACAGGGGAAGAGGGCACGCCTTctaagccttccaaacaagcTTCTACAGCTCAG GAAATACCAACAACACCTTCATATCCGGATTGGTCCAGCTCTATGCAG GCTTATTATGGTCCTGGAGCTACTCCACCTCCCTTTTTCGCCTCTACTGTTGCTTCCCCAACTCCACATCCCTATATGTGGGGAGCCCAA CATCCTATGATGCCGCCATATGGAACTCCAGTTCCGTACCCAGCCATGTATCCTCCAGGTGGAGTTTATGCTCATCCTAGTATGGTCGCG ACTCCAGCCTCAGCACAGACAAATCCAGAGTTGGAAGGGAAGGGCCCAGATGGGAAAGAGCGggtttcaaccaaaaaacccAAGGGAACTGCAGGAAATACAGGTTTGGTTGGTGGCAAGGCTGGGGAGAGTGGAAAAGCAACTTCAGGTTCAGGAAATGATGGCGCTTCACAAAG TGGTGAAAGTGGTAGTGAGGGTTCATCAGATGGCAGTGAAGATAATGCTAACCAACAG GAGTATGGTGCAAACAAGAGGGGAAGCTTTGACAAGATGCTTGCAGATG GAGCAAATGCACAGAATACTGGGGCAAATGTTCAAGCTTCAGTGCCTGGGAAGCCTGTCTCTATGCCTGCTACTAATCTGAATATCGGAATGGACTTATGGAATTCAACCCCTGCAGGTGCTGGAGGAGCAAAAATGAGAGCAAATCCATCAGGAGCTCCATCAGCTGCGGGTGCTGACCACTGGATTCAA GACGAACGTGAACTGAAAAGACAGAAAAGAAAGCAATCAAATAGGGAGTCAGCTAGGAGGTCAAGATTACGGAAGCAG GCGGAGTGTGAAGAGCTACAAGCAAGGGTGGAGACATTGAGCAATGAGAATCATAACCTTAGAGATGAACTGCACAGGCTCTCAGAAGAATGCGAGAAACTCACATCTGAGAATACTAATATAAAG GAAGAGTTGACACGAGTGTGCGGACCAGATTTCGTAGCAAACCTTGAGCAGCAGCCTGGTGGTGGTGAGGGCAACAGTTGA
- the LOC18771192 gene encoding G-box-binding factor 1 isoform X2 — protein sequence MGTGEEGTPSKPSKQASTAQEIPTTPSYPDWSSSMQAYYGPGATPPPFFASTVASPTPHPYMWGAQHPMMPPYGTPVPYPAMYPPGGVYAHPSMVATPASAQTNPELEGKGPDGKERVSTKKPKGTAGNTGLVGGKAGESGKATSGSGNDGASSGESGSEGSSDGSEDNANQQEYGANKRGSFDKMLADGANAQNTGANVQASVPGKPVSMPATNLNIGMDLWNSTPAGAGGAKMRANPSGAPSAAGADHWIQDERELKRQKRKQSNRESARRSRLRKQAECEELQARVETLSNENHNLRDELHRLSEECEKLTSENTNIKEELTRVCGPDFVANLEQQPGGGEGNS from the exons ATGGGGACAGGGGAAGAGGGCACGCCTTctaagccttccaaacaagcTTCTACAGCTCAG GAAATACCAACAACACCTTCATATCCGGATTGGTCCAGCTCTATGCAG GCTTATTATGGTCCTGGAGCTACTCCACCTCCCTTTTTCGCCTCTACTGTTGCTTCCCCAACTCCACATCCCTATATGTGGGGAGCCCAA CATCCTATGATGCCGCCATATGGAACTCCAGTTCCGTACCCAGCCATGTATCCTCCAGGTGGAGTTTATGCTCATCCTAGTATGGTCGCG ACTCCAGCCTCAGCACAGACAAATCCAGAGTTGGAAGGGAAGGGCCCAGATGGGAAAGAGCGggtttcaaccaaaaaacccAAGGGAACTGCAGGAAATACAGGTTTGGTTGGTGGCAAGGCTGGGGAGAGTGGAAAAGCAACTTCAGGTTCAGGAAATGATGGCGCTTCA AGTGGTGAAAGTGGTAGTGAGGGTTCATCAGATGGCAGTGAAGATAATGCTAACCAACAG GAGTATGGTGCAAACAAGAGGGGAAGCTTTGACAAGATGCTTGCAGATG GAGCAAATGCACAGAATACTGGGGCAAATGTTCAAGCTTCAGTGCCTGGGAAGCCTGTCTCTATGCCTGCTACTAATCTGAATATCGGAATGGACTTATGGAATTCAACCCCTGCAGGTGCTGGAGGAGCAAAAATGAGAGCAAATCCATCAGGAGCTCCATCAGCTGCGGGTGCTGACCACTGGATTCAA GACGAACGTGAACTGAAAAGACAGAAAAGAAAGCAATCAAATAGGGAGTCAGCTAGGAGGTCAAGATTACGGAAGCAG GCGGAGTGTGAAGAGCTACAAGCAAGGGTGGAGACATTGAGCAATGAGAATCATAACCTTAGAGATGAACTGCACAGGCTCTCAGAAGAATGCGAGAAACTCACATCTGAGAATACTAATATAAAG GAAGAGTTGACACGAGTGTGCGGACCAGATTTCGTAGCAAACCTTGAGCAGCAGCCTGGTGGTGGTGAGGGCAACAGTTGA
- the LOC18769383 gene encoding HVA22-like protein k — translation MALLGSNIASEVGLRLLLCPLGSNIVLRTACCSVGIGIPVYCTCKAIERKDRNAQEKWLLYWAAYGSFSLVEIFSDKLISWCPMYYHLKFAFLVWLQLPSVDGAKQLYTNHLRPFFLKHQTRVDRFLGLTYGELHKLISAHQAEIEYARAVVMKILGSDPRPNSDVPRQNAIEGQARIAPVSESDHED, via the exons ATGGCGCTTCTCGGATCCAACATAGCCAGCGAG GTAGGTTTACGATTGCTCCTTTGCCCTCTCGGTTCAAACATTGTTCTTCGAACAGCATG TTGTTCTGTGGGGATTGGTATACCAGTATACTGTACATGCAAGGCAATTGAGAGGAAAGATCGTAATGCACAAGAAAAGTGGCTTTTATATTGGGCAG CTTATGGATCTTTCAGCCTTGTGGAAATATTTTCAGACAAGCTTATTTCTTG GTGCCCAATGTACTATCATTTGAAGTTTGCCTTTCTTGTTTGGCTCCAACTTCCATCTGTCGAT GGAGCAAAGCAGTTGTACACGAACCATCTACGTCCATTCTTTTTGAAGCATCAAACTAGGGTTGATCGATTTCTGGGACTCACATATGGTGAATTG CACAAACTCATTAGTGCACACCAAGCGGAGATCGAGTATGCTAGGGCTGTGGTGATGAAAATTTTGGGTTCAG ACCCGAGGCCTAATTCAGACGTACCACGACAGAATGCAATAGAAGGCCAGGCAAGAATAGCCCCAGTTTCGGAGTCTGATCATGAGGATTAG